In the Diceros bicornis minor isolate mBicDic1 chromosome X, mDicBic1.mat.cur, whole genome shotgun sequence genome, CCTTCAAATGGTTTAAGCCTTGCCTTATGATGAGCGCCCTGGCTGTTTTCCCCATGTTGGCAGACAGAAGGAGGGCTGATATCTGTGAAGACCTTTTTTCATAAGTGTCAAGTTCATTCAGCATTCCTGATGCTGTTCTATGGAATGTATGAGAGTAGAGATGGGAACTGAGGTCAGAAGGGTGGGAGATGGGACGAAGGGAAATGGTGAGAGGCCTTAGCTGACATGGGCTGTGAGCATAGGATGGGGGATGCAAACTGGTGATGGTGTCAGAAGCAGGGCTTTGAGAGTCCAGGAAGCAGAGGCTAAGTGCACTGAGGACAAGGATCTGAGTGTCACACAGGgtgatggagtgtgtgggggggtaGATAGTTAGGAAGTGCATGAGGTTAACATCCAGGAGGAAGCTCAAGGTTGGGCCAGCCTCTTTGAAAGCAGGCACCAAGGGGTACTATGCCAGGACGAGGAACTGAGGTGAAAGTTCTCAGGCCTCTGCTTTGGTGCTGCACAGAAAGGAGCAGCTGGACTGACGGCAAGTGCATGAGGCACAGGGGCCTGGTAGCGATACTCTTGGCCTTAGTTCTCTTGCGTGCTGGATTCTGCCTCCAGGGCTGCTCTCAATCCCTGACTAGTCACATCTTTAGCTCCCTTCTACCCAAGGGGCAGGTGTCTGAGGTGGTTTCAAAGTGACCCATGAAGAAATGTACAGCCTTCCAGTCCACGGTCTACATATGGAATGGGAACTGCCATATGAACACTTCCTGCCATTCTGGACTGCTTTTCATGTCTCTCTTGTGGGGATGTCCTGGGCCTCCAGGGTTCTGCCACCCTAAGACTGTGCCACTCTCCATCCCCTACCCTTTACTTAGCTCCCCTTGAACTTGACAGCAGCTTTCCTTTGATCCAGGGTCTCCAGTTTATTTGACCTGGGTCTCATTACCCCCTCATCCCAACCTTAGCTTTGAAACTGAAGCATAAACAAAATGGGAGTTTAAAcagctttttaaattctcttcatCTGAAAATATATGGCCTTTTCTCcatcaaaatatgaaataagaTCTTTTAGTCGACTTCCTATGCCTTGATATAATGTTCTgaattttcagttttcctttggATTAACATTAGCCAAACTAACTTGCTAATGTCATTTTACTAATGCCAATATTTAAACATCATCCTGCATTTCAATCTCAAATGAGCCATTTCCAACCCACATTTTCTGGCAGACCCATAAACTTGGCCAGAGCTGAGGAAGCCTAGGAAGGGGCCTGGAAAGTGGATGCAAATTACAGCGGTTCTTAGTGAGAAGAGGGATGATAGGACTTAGGGGGACAGGGAGTGCAGAAACTTCTCCTGGTTGTCCTTAGATTGACTGTTGGATGGCTATTTGGGTTAATTTAAAGAGAATCCACTTCTAGACTTCAGCTGAAAAAACATAGAGAATATTTTTGCTTGTTGCCAACCTAATTTCATTaccattttaatttgattatgttCAACTGAAATTATTCCAGTGAGCAGTTTCATAACTCCCACTGGGGCCTCTCTCTTTGTCCACCTCGTGGTCAATAAGaaagtgtttctcagttttcatATGCTAGCACTGTAAGAAGATGGACTTATGTCCTGACTCTCACCTGAATAACTCCATTCTCAGAACAGATGTGGAGCTCCTCAGTGCATTGACTTCACCCCAGAATTGATTCACTCTCCTTCCACAGATTGGAGGAGAATAGCCTTAAACTGAGCACACTAGGATCTTCCCCTGCcctcattttgttttgttcttgtcctaaaaaacaaaacaaaacaaaacaaaaacaacttgtCAGAAGGCTCCTGGAAGGGCAATGCTGACTGAGAAGGAAGTATGGAGGTATCGAGAGGCCACGTGACCAAGAAAGCCACCTGGACTCTGGAGAAAGAAACCTGTGGTGACTCAAACTGCccttctccccatctctcccATGGCCAGGATACCCACGACCAAAGCCTGACCAGAGGTGCCCAGTGGAGCAGAGACAAGAGCCACAGGTGAAGGAGCTACAGGATCCCAAGGAAGTGAAGCAACAATTACTTGACTCCAAGATAGGTAGGTGAGGGTTCTTCGTATgcttgggaagaaagaaaagaaaaattcacctCAACCCCAGTACAGAGGTTTCGGATGCCCCTTGGGAGTTTCTATCTTCCCACTAGCTGTTGAGTGTAACACTTTTTAGTCCCTATGTCTCCATTCAGTGACATCTGCAATTTCTAGTCCTTCTCTCAAGTTTGGGATTGGGAGAGAAAATATGTCAAAGCAGTAACAACTGTAGAGTGTGTatccattttctgtttctttagatGGAAATGCACTTCTTGGTCCCAATTTACCCAAATACTCTGAACAGCTAAAACGTCACTTGGGAAACCCTGCAGAGCATCTACCCAGAGAGGGCACAAAGCCTGTCCGTGATCAGAACCCCGCTCTAGGAGAGACGGCTGAGAGCTCCCACCAGGACAACCCTCTCAGCCCCAGAGCCCATGAACAAAACGGTCCTGGAGAGAAACCACACCGATGTGTGCACTGTGGGAAAGGTTTTGCTAGCAAGAAGCTACTCAATGGGCACCTGAAAATTCATTTGGGAGAGCTCCCTCACAAGTGCCTTGAATGTGGGAAAGGGTTCCTTCGTCGATCAGACCTCTCCAGGCATCAGCGAATTCACACAGGGGAGACACCCTATGAATGCACCGTGTGTAACAAGCGCTTCACTCAGGGATCACACCTTAAATTGCACCAGAAAGCCTATTCTGAACAAGAAACATACCGATGCCCCGAGTGTAGGAAGAGTTTCTGTAATAGAACAAGTTTTATAAGACACCTGAAAACCCACACAGATGGAAAACCCCATAGATGTCACAGTTGTGGGAAGAGTTTTAGTCGACAGACAGATCTTACTTTGCACCAGAGAACACACACTGAAGAGAGACCGTTTATATGCGAGTATTGTGGGAAAAGCTATAGGCAGAGATCAAgccttatttttcatttaagaatCCATGCAAAGGAGAAGCCATAGAAGTAGTCATTGTTCTCCAAGGTTCATAAAGAAAGCAGGCCTTCAGATGCACCAAGCTGCTCACTTGAGAGTTCTCTGAGAATTTGCTGAGGGAAACTGCTCCTACACACACTGACACTAATTCCTAAAAGCCTCCACCTGCACTGGGCTGTCTGGGAAGAAGAGTTTTGTTTGAGCTCATTCATTAGAACAGCTTTGTGTTTTGCTGTGTTTAAAACCCATCTTCCAAGGCATGTAAATTCTAGAGTGTTCACCGACTCTTGCCATTATCctagatttg is a window encoding:
- the LOC131401461 gene encoding zinc finger protein 449-like isoform X1; this encodes MAVALGCAIQASLNQGSVFQEHGTDCEVFRQRFRQFQYKEAAGPHEAFNKLWELCCQWLKPKMRSKEQILELLVLEQFLTILPTEIETWVRPFGLQNREIILALIEFLQTESEIPEQQIDRQEMLLEELAPVGTAHMPPDIHLESPPLQVMGPAPEAPVAEAWIPQPGPQELSYGAAGECQPFLDPGYPRPKPDQRCPVEQRQEPQVKELQDPKEVKQQLLDSKIDGNALLGPNLPKYSEQLKRHLGNPAEHLPREGTKPVRDQNPALGETAESSHQDNPLSPRAHEQNGPGEKPHRCVHCGKGFASKKLLNGHLKIHLGELPHKCLECGKGFLRRSDLSRHQRIHTGETPYECTVCNKRFTQGSHLKLHQKAYSEQETYRCPECRKSFCNRTSFIRHLKTHTDGKPHRCHSCGKSFSRQTDLTLHQRTHTEERPFICEYCGKSYRQRSSLIFHLRIHAKEKP
- the LOC131401461 gene encoding zinc finger protein 449-like isoform X2, translated to MRALPCLGEVKASPDVGTRTQHGTAWRAGNAEAIDRQEMLLEELAPVGTAHMPPDIHLESPPLQVMGPAPEAPVAEAWIPQPGPQELSYGAAGECQPFLDPGYPRPKPDQRCPVEQRQEPQVKELQDPKEVKQQLLDSKIDGNALLGPNLPKYSEQLKRHLGNPAEHLPREGTKPVRDQNPALGETAESSHQDNPLSPRAHEQNGPGEKPHRCVHCGKGFASKKLLNGHLKIHLGELPHKCLECGKGFLRRSDLSRHQRIHTGETPYECTVCNKRFTQGSHLKLHQKAYSEQETYRCPECRKSFCNRTSFIRHLKTHTDGKPHRCHSCGKSFSRQTDLTLHQRTHTEERPFICEYCGKSYRQRSSLIFHLRIHAKEKP